In the Methylomonas rhizoryzae genome, one interval contains:
- a CDS encoding Fic/DOC family N-terminal domain-containing protein: MYSDYIPNIELFIRMYVLKESTQSSRIEGTQTNMEDALLEQENVAPDKRDDWEEVQNYVKAMNQAIENLQTLPFSARLIRLLPIFTPTLSSPAAYLKYHKLPWKSPALR; the protein is encoded by the coding sequence ATGTACTCCGACTACATTCCTAATATCGAATTGTTCATCCGCATGTACGTGCTAAAAGAGTCTACCCAATCCAGTCGAATCGAAGGTACGCAGACCAATATGGAAGATGCGTTGCTGGAACAGGAGAATGTTGCGCCGGATAAACGCGATGACTGGGAAGAAGTGCAAAATTACGTTAAGGCGATGAATCAAGCCATCGAAAATTTGCAAACATTGCCATTTTCGGCGCGATTGATACGCCTTTTACCTATTTTCACTCCCACTCTATCGTCGCCGGCGGCTTACCTGAAATATCATAAGTTACCCTGGAAATCCCCGGCACTTCGTTGA
- a CDS encoding helix-turn-helix transcriptional regulator, whose amino-acid sequence MDTITSLLQGLNLRAKLIYAGGVCGRWAIDHNSDSDVWFHLLTKGNGWIHSPVWRQPLALAEGDLILFLPHAEKHYLSYSADELSFGADDARPVSWAQGSTAFVCGLIELGLPKAALWQSLPAEIVIRREQAGKHLAELTRMMIAESQTERLGRFALIERLCDGLFILVVRHCIEQQLVSHGLFAALHDARLGAVLTAIHREPWKPWNMQELSQQAHLSKAALTKKFAALLGCPPMEYLLSWRMQIAACWLKESGMTIERVAERCSYDSVSAFSRAFKRCVGESPGAYRRRASGIVHPLIEALP is encoded by the coding sequence ATGGACACGATCACCTCTCTGCTGCAAGGCCTCAATCTACGCGCCAAGCTGATTTATGCCGGCGGGGTATGCGGGCGCTGGGCGATAGACCATAATTCGGACAGCGACGTCTGGTTTCATCTATTGACCAAAGGCAACGGCTGGATCCATTCGCCGGTTTGGCGCCAACCCTTGGCTTTGGCAGAAGGCGATTTAATCTTGTTTCTACCGCACGCCGAAAAGCATTATCTATCCTACAGCGCCGATGAATTGAGCTTCGGCGCCGATGATGCCCGGCCGGTTAGCTGGGCGCAAGGCAGTACCGCTTTTGTGTGCGGCCTGATCGAACTGGGCTTGCCGAAAGCGGCGTTGTGGCAATCCTTGCCTGCGGAAATCGTGATCCGTCGCGAGCAAGCCGGAAAGCATCTGGCCGAGTTGACCCGGATGATGATCGCCGAAAGCCAAACCGAACGCCTCGGCCGCTTCGCGCTGATCGAGCGCCTGTGCGACGGCTTGTTCATTTTGGTTGTCCGTCACTGTATCGAACAGCAACTGGTCAGCCACGGACTATTCGCCGCGCTGCACGATGCTCGTCTGGGAGCCGTGTTGACCGCAATCCATCGAGAGCCTTGGAAGCCATGGAACATGCAGGAACTGTCCCAACAGGCCCACCTGTCCAAAGCCGCGCTGACCAAAAAATTCGCCGCTCTGCTGGGCTGTCCGCCGATGGAATATTTACTGTCATGGCGCATGCAGATTGCGGCGTGCTGGCTAAAAGAATCCGGCATGACCATAGAACGGGTCGCGGAACGTTGCAGTTACGATTCGGTATCGGCCTTCAGCCGGGCTTTCAAACGCTGTGTCGGCGAATCGCCGGGTGCATACCGGCGCAGGGCCTCGGGGATTGTGCATCCGCTCATAGAAGCCCTCCCCTGA
- a CDS encoding serine O-acetyltransferase yields the protein MATINQTYSDFKADLKRLNDTAPVPVKLTFFRALRLISRQELCCLLLYRISHLCYCRGNKCLAGFLYRTNLLLTAADIHPRSKIGPGCLIAHAIGLVVDAQIGRNCTLLGHNVVGPAYSNGQWSSTPTIGDDVTICLKALVLGDIELKDQLTIGPYSLIDHSLTISNCVVSCVPTKIVTAPQATPANPIE from the coding sequence ATGGCGACCATCAATCAAACCTATTCGGATTTTAAAGCCGACCTCAAACGCTTAAACGATACCGCACCCGTCCCGGTTAAATTGACGTTTTTCCGGGCATTGCGCTTGATTTCGCGTCAGGAGTTGTGTTGTTTATTGCTTTACCGCATTTCCCATCTTTGTTATTGCCGGGGAAACAAATGCTTAGCCGGCTTTCTTTATCGCACCAATTTGTTGTTGACTGCTGCGGATATTCATCCTAGAAGCAAGATAGGTCCAGGTTGCCTGATTGCACATGCAATCGGCTTGGTTGTCGACGCGCAAATCGGCCGAAATTGTACGTTATTAGGCCATAATGTCGTGGGGCCGGCGTACAGCAACGGCCAATGGAGTTCGACTCCGACGATAGGCGACGATGTGACGATTTGTTTAAAGGCCTTGGTATTGGGCGATATTGAATTAAAGGATCAGCTAACCATAGGTCCTTATAGCTTGATCGACCATTCCCTGACAATTTCGAATTGTGTGGTCAGTTGCGTGCCGACTAAGATAGTTACCGCGCCACAAGCAACGCCGGCGAATCCGATTGAATAA
- a CDS encoding polysaccharide biosynthesis/export family protein produces the protein MRKPTKLLPLLLITSACSQYDNIPVFQQTVPEPDAQALGAQAEQAEGIISGQAGQSPVPENLPASEPVELSEFPLEDNRYQGQLRLRVGDSVKFMVWGYPELAHVAEVQANGGVTLPLVGEVAAKGRTVEDIRNDATQLIDELSRKQYDNFQYEDSLTLFVWQHDDLKITDVVKPDGTVTFPLAGKIQVVGRSIDEIESDVRNRLKQYIYDPRVSIVPKLTRRNIVSNPLVSILPQDLKPRQVAVIGEVMVQGQKPIASGTRVMDALAASQIKVTGDMDSVVIIRNIDSKHPQYRRLKLSEYMEGTAPEQNIFLHENDVIILPKTKIAEVGQFVNDFFTSTKPILEWYIASQQTFYINDILRLSTEATKAAIRAYNQSTVNPTLPSPPSP, from the coding sequence ATGCGCAAACCAACAAAGCTGCTGCCGTTACTGTTGATAACGAGCGCATGCTCTCAATACGACAATATTCCCGTTTTTCAACAAACCGTGCCGGAACCGGACGCTCAGGCCTTGGGCGCTCAAGCCGAACAAGCCGAAGGCATAATCTCCGGTCAAGCGGGGCAGTCGCCCGTTCCGGAAAATTTGCCGGCATCCGAACCGGTCGAATTGAGCGAATTTCCTTTGGAAGACAACCGTTACCAGGGGCAATTGCGTTTGCGCGTCGGCGATTCGGTCAAATTCATGGTTTGGGGTTATCCGGAACTGGCGCACGTCGCGGAGGTACAAGCCAACGGCGGCGTGACGCTACCGCTCGTCGGAGAAGTTGCCGCCAAAGGCCGCACGGTCGAAGATATCCGCAACGACGCCACACAGCTGATAGACGAGTTGTCGCGTAAGCAATACGATAATTTTCAATACGAGGACAGCTTGACCTTGTTCGTGTGGCAGCACGACGATTTGAAAATTACCGACGTCGTCAAACCGGACGGCACCGTCACCTTTCCTTTGGCCGGCAAAATACAGGTGGTGGGGCGCAGCATAGACGAGATCGAGTCCGATGTGCGTAATCGCTTGAAGCAGTACATCTACGACCCGCGCGTTTCCATTGTACCCAAGCTGACGCGGCGCAATATCGTCAGCAACCCTTTGGTGTCGATTTTGCCGCAAGACCTCAAACCGCGGCAAGTTGCGGTGATCGGCGAAGTGATGGTGCAAGGGCAAAAACCGATTGCTAGCGGTACCCGGGTCATGGACGCTTTAGCTGCTTCGCAGATCAAAGTCACCGGCGATATGGACAGCGTGGTGATTATTCGCAACATCGATTCCAAGCACCCGCAATATCGGCGGCTAAAGTTAAGCGAATACATGGAAGGCACGGCACCGGAACAAAACATTTTTTTGCATGAGAATGACGTCATCATTTTGCCTAAAACCAAAATTGCGGAAGTCGGCCAATTCGTTAACGATTTCTTTACCAGCACCAAACCGATATTGGAATGGTATATTGCCAGTCAGCAAACGTTTTACATCAACGACATTCTCCGGTTAAGCACCGAGGCCACCAAGGCCGCCATTCGCGCTTATAACCAAAGCACCGTTAACCCCACTTTGCCATCACCACCGTCCCCATGA